One window of Arthrobacter oryzae genomic DNA carries:
- the uraD gene encoding 2-oxo-4-hydroxy-4-carboxy-5-ureidoimidazoline decarboxylase, with protein MQLAVFNGADRAEVTAALRPCIDVQRWVDQIADARPFASSEALLDFARNAADPFTPDEVESAMAHHPRIGERPAASTAEASMSRSEQAGVDPADRDITTALAEGNRAYEEKFGRVFLIRAAGRTAPEILAALHERLNHTAGEEDAIVAQQLREIALLRLEGVISE; from the coding sequence ATGCAGCTTGCCGTATTCAACGGGGCGGACCGCGCGGAAGTCACCGCGGCACTTCGCCCCTGCATCGACGTCCAGCGCTGGGTGGACCAGATCGCGGATGCCCGCCCGTTTGCCAGCAGCGAGGCGCTGCTGGACTTCGCCCGCAACGCCGCCGACCCGTTCACCCCGGACGAGGTGGAGTCGGCCATGGCCCACCACCCGCGGATCGGGGAACGGCCCGCCGCCTCCACCGCCGAGGCGTCCATGTCCCGCTCCGAACAGGCCGGCGTGGATCCCGCGGACCGGGACATCACTACGGCGCTGGCCGAGGGGAACCGGGCCTACGAGGAAAAGTTCGGCAGGGTGTTCCTGATCCGTGCAGCCGGGCGGACCGCACCGGAAATCCTGGCAGCGCTGCACGAGCGCCTCAACCACACAGCCGGCGAAGAAGACGCCATAGTCGCCCAGCAGCTGCGCGAAATCGCCCTGCTCCGGCTCGAAGGAGTGATCAGCGAATGA
- the uraH gene encoding hydroxyisourate hydrolase, whose amino-acid sequence MTVSQVTTHILDTGAGRPAAGVAVVLYARDGGGWNLVASGATDADGRAKDLGPELLPAGTYRLNFATGAYYEGLGTATFFPEVDLVFTVSDAGEHYHVPLLLSPFAYSTYRGS is encoded by the coding sequence ATGACCGTTTCACAGGTGACCACCCACATCCTGGACACCGGGGCCGGACGCCCGGCTGCCGGCGTCGCCGTCGTACTTTACGCGCGCGACGGCGGCGGCTGGAACCTCGTCGCTTCGGGCGCCACCGATGCGGACGGCAGGGCGAAGGACCTGGGTCCGGAGCTCCTCCCGGCCGGAACATACCGGCTGAACTTCGCCACGGGCGCCTACTACGAGGGACTGGGCACGGCCACGTTCTTCCCGGAGGTGGACCTGGTGTTCACCGTGTCCGACGCCGGCGAGCACTACCACGTGCCGCTGCTGCTGAGCCCGTTCGCCTACTCGACGTACCGCGGCAGCTGA
- the purF gene encoding amidophosphoribosyltransferase — translation MARGDGKLSHDLLPGEKGPQDACGVFGVWAPGEEVAKLTYYGLYALQHRGQESAGIATSDGKRINVYKDMGLVSQVFDETTLNTLTGHLAVGHCRYSTTGASHWANAQPTLGATATGTVALAHNGNLTNTAELNAMIIDRNGGQLSGEMKQGNTSDTALVTALLEGEEGKSLEQTAIELLPKIKGGFCFVFMDEGTLYAARDTYGIRPLVLGRLERGWVVASEQSALATVGASFIREIEPGEFIAIDEEGVRSQRFAEPTPAGCVFEYVYLARPDAAIAGRSVYESRVEMGRQLARENTQEADIVIPVPESGTPAAVGYAEESGIPFAHGFVKNSYVGRTFIQPSQTLRQLGIRLKLNALESVIRGKRVVVVDDSIVRGNTQRAIVRMLREAGAAAVHVKISSPPVQWPCFYGIDFASRAELIANGATIEEISQAIGADSLAYISEDGMIGATQQPRERLCTACFTGKYPIELPGSDKLGKNLLERTDLGGLPAAGTAAGTAAGTAAGTAASAVAVDADEDPAEKPGATGCDPGPDAEFENLLTDADKLTADKKESV, via the coding sequence GTGGCACGCGGCGATGGAAAACTTTCTCATGATCTTCTCCCTGGCGAAAAAGGCCCCCAGGACGCTTGCGGCGTCTTCGGGGTCTGGGCACCAGGTGAAGAAGTAGCAAAACTCACCTATTACGGGCTGTATGCATTGCAGCACCGCGGTCAGGAGTCGGCTGGCATAGCAACCAGCGACGGCAAGCGGATCAACGTCTACAAGGACATGGGCCTCGTGTCCCAGGTCTTCGACGAGACCACGCTGAACACCCTGACCGGGCACCTGGCCGTCGGCCACTGCCGCTATTCCACTACCGGCGCCAGCCACTGGGCCAACGCCCAGCCCACGCTTGGCGCCACCGCCACGGGCACTGTGGCACTGGCCCACAACGGCAACCTCACCAACACTGCCGAGCTCAACGCCATGATCATCGACCGCAACGGCGGCCAGCTCAGCGGCGAAATGAAGCAGGGCAACACCTCGGACACCGCCCTGGTCACGGCACTGCTGGAGGGCGAAGAGGGCAAGTCCCTGGAACAGACCGCCATCGAGCTGCTGCCCAAGATCAAGGGCGGCTTCTGCTTCGTCTTCATGGACGAAGGAACCCTGTACGCTGCACGCGACACCTACGGCATCCGCCCGCTGGTCCTCGGCCGGCTGGAGCGCGGCTGGGTGGTCGCCTCCGAGCAGTCGGCCCTGGCCACCGTCGGCGCCAGCTTCATCCGCGAAATCGAACCCGGCGAGTTCATCGCCATCGACGAAGAGGGCGTACGCTCCCAGCGTTTTGCGGAGCCGACGCCGGCAGGTTGCGTTTTCGAATACGTCTACCTCGCGCGTCCGGACGCCGCCATCGCAGGGCGCTCCGTCTACGAGTCCCGCGTGGAAATGGGCCGCCAGCTGGCCCGGGAAAACACCCAGGAAGCGGACATCGTTATCCCGGTGCCCGAGTCCGGAACCCCCGCAGCCGTGGGCTACGCCGAGGAATCCGGCATCCCGTTCGCGCACGGCTTCGTCAAGAACTCCTACGTGGGCCGCACGTTCATCCAGCCGTCGCAGACCCTGCGCCAGCTGGGTATCCGGCTCAAGCTCAACGCCCTCGAATCCGTGATCCGCGGCAAGCGCGTTGTGGTGGTGGACGACTCGATCGTCCGCGGCAACACCCAGCGCGCCATCGTCCGGATGCTCCGGGAAGCCGGTGCCGCCGCGGTGCACGTCAAGATCTCGTCCCCGCCTGTGCAGTGGCCGTGCTTCTACGGCATCGACTTCGCCTCCCGTGCGGAGCTGATCGCCAACGGCGCCACCATCGAGGAAATCTCGCAGGCCATCGGCGCCGATTCGCTGGCCTACATCTCCGAAGACGGCATGATCGGAGCCACCCAGCAGCCGCGCGAACGCCTGTGCACCGCCTGCTTCACCGGCAAGTACCCCATCGAGCTTCCGGGCTCGGACAAGTTGGGCAAGAACCTGCTGGAGCGCACGGACCTGGGCGGCCTGCCCGCGGCAGGCACCGCGGCAGGCACCGCTGCCGGAACCGCTGCCGGAACCGCTGCTTCGGCCGTTGCCGTTGACGCCGACGAGGACCCTGCCGAAAAGCCCGGCGCCACGGGCTGCGATCCGGGACCGGACGCCGAGTTCGAGAACCTGCTGACCGACGCCGACAAGCTGACCGCTGACAAGAAAGAGTCCGTATGA
- the purM gene encoding phosphoribosylformylglycinamidine cyclo-ligase, producing MTSASSSAGNSSETARGITYASAGVDVEAGDRAVELMKDAVKATHNSSVIGGVGGFAGLYDVSRLLTYKRPLLATSTDGVGTKVAIAQAMDIHDTIGFDLVGMVVDDIVVVGAEPLFMTDYIACGKVVPERIADIVRGIAAACSVAGTALVGGETAEHPGLLGEHEYDVAGAATGVVEADALLGPDRVRAGDVVIGMASSGLHSNGYSLVRRVINHAGWALDRQVSELGRTLGEELLEPTRVYAADCLDLARTFPVNGAAVAGGQVHGFSHVTGGGLAANLARVLPQGLVATVDRATWELPAIFKLVSELGNVPLADLERTLNLGVGMVAIVSPEAADAAVNRLNDRGLPSWIMGTVEENSDSIVKTGPDYVQGAKGVDGGAVRLVNAYA from the coding sequence ATGACTTCCGCATCTTCCTCCGCCGGTAACTCCTCAGAAACAGCCCGGGGCATCACGTACGCCTCCGCCGGCGTTGACGTCGAAGCGGGAGACCGCGCCGTTGAACTGATGAAGGACGCCGTCAAGGCCACGCACAATTCCTCGGTGATCGGCGGAGTGGGCGGCTTTGCGGGCCTTTACGACGTTTCGAGGCTCCTCACCTACAAGCGCCCGCTGCTGGCAACGTCCACGGACGGTGTGGGCACCAAGGTGGCCATCGCCCAGGCCATGGACATCCACGACACCATCGGTTTCGACCTCGTGGGCATGGTGGTGGACGACATCGTGGTGGTGGGCGCCGAGCCGCTCTTCATGACCGACTACATCGCCTGCGGCAAGGTTGTTCCCGAGCGCATCGCGGACATCGTCCGCGGCATCGCAGCAGCCTGCTCCGTGGCCGGCACCGCCCTGGTGGGCGGCGAAACCGCTGAGCACCCCGGCCTGCTGGGTGAGCACGAATACGACGTCGCCGGTGCAGCCACCGGTGTTGTCGAGGCCGACGCCCTGCTGGGTCCGGACCGCGTCCGGGCCGGCGACGTTGTCATTGGCATGGCATCGTCCGGCCTGCACTCCAACGGCTACTCGCTGGTCCGCCGCGTCATCAACCACGCGGGCTGGGCCCTTGACCGCCAGGTTTCCGAACTCGGACGCACGCTGGGCGAGGAACTGCTCGAACCCACCCGCGTCTACGCCGCCGACTGCCTGGATCTGGCCCGCACTTTCCCGGTGAACGGCGCTGCGGTTGCCGGCGGACAGGTCCACGGCTTCAGCCACGTCACGGGTGGCGGCCTCGCCGCCAACCTGGCCCGGGTCCTCCCCCAGGGCCTTGTGGCCACGGTGGACCGCGCCACCTGGGAACTGCCTGCCATCTTCAAGCTGGTCTCCGAACTGGGCAACGTCCCGCTTGCCGACCTCGAGCGCACGCTGAACCTGGGCGTGGGCATGGTGGCCATCGTGTCCCCGGAGGCCGCCGACGCCGCCGTGAACCGCCTCAACGACCGCGGCCTGCCGTCCTGGATCATGGGCACCGTCGAGGAGAACTCGGACTCGATCGTGAAGACCGGCCCGGACTACGTCCAGGGTGCCAAGGGTGTTGACGGCGGCGCGGTCCGACTGGTGAACGCCTACGCCTAA
- a CDS encoding VOC family protein: MTGRTTFDAGEICWVDLQARDVEAAKSFYAAVFGWRYEDLPTPDGRSYSKAFLDDDLVTVIAPQNPLQEASGTAAQWNIYFAAADAKAIAEETPHAGGTVEFGPEDVADTGVMVFVAPPGGGTTGVWQPGSHAGTAKYNEPGALAWAELLTPEPQAAVAFFQQLFGHEVTEYPQDDGGTYTTLMVHGAEVAGIARVPGDAQDALEPGWQVYFGVSSIPEAVAAAVAAGAVVLVEPEGDASDDEDAGSVATLRDPQGGVFSLLAV, translated from the coding sequence ATGACCGGGCGCACCACTTTCGACGCCGGCGAGATCTGCTGGGTGGACCTGCAGGCCCGGGATGTGGAAGCGGCCAAGTCCTTTTACGCCGCCGTGTTCGGGTGGCGGTACGAAGACCTGCCCACACCGGACGGGCGGAGCTATTCGAAGGCTTTCCTGGACGATGACCTCGTCACTGTCATTGCGCCCCAGAATCCCCTCCAGGAAGCGTCCGGGACTGCAGCGCAATGGAACATCTACTTCGCCGCCGCCGATGCCAAGGCCATCGCCGAGGAAACCCCGCACGCCGGCGGCACCGTGGAGTTCGGCCCCGAGGACGTGGCGGACACCGGGGTCATGGTGTTCGTGGCACCCCCAGGAGGCGGCACCACCGGGGTGTGGCAGCCCGGAAGCCATGCCGGCACGGCCAAGTACAACGAACCCGGGGCGCTGGCCTGGGCGGAATTGCTGACGCCCGAACCGCAGGCTGCGGTCGCGTTCTTCCAGCAATTGTTCGGGCACGAGGTCACCGAATACCCGCAGGACGACGGCGGGACGTACACCACGCTGATGGTGCACGGCGCGGAAGTGGCCGGGATCGCCAGGGTTCCCGGTGATGCCCAGGACGCGCTCGAACCCGGCTGGCAGGTCTATTTCGGCGTCTCCAGCATCCCTGAAGCGGTGGCCGCGGCAGTGGCGGCGGGCGCCGTCGTACTGGTGGAACCGGAGGGTGACGCCAGTGATGACGAGGACGCCGGAAGCGTCGCCACGCTGAGGGACCCGCAGGGCGGGGTATTCAGCCTCCTGGCGGTCTAA
- a CDS encoding DUF3073 domain-containing protein: MGRGRQKAKATKQARDIKYYSPNTDYTALQRELKSAEGRAPSRFSSEPVEPDYSAYVDKYADDLEEDDDEVDTRRIG, encoded by the coding sequence ATGGGGCGCGGCCGTCAAAAGGCAAAAGCTACCAAGCAGGCTCGGGATATTAAGTACTATTCCCCGAACACTGACTACACTGCGCTTCAGCGTGAGCTGAAGAGCGCTGAGGGTCGTGCACCGAGCCGTTTCTCGAGTGAGCCGGTTGAACCGGATTATTCGGCTTATGTGGATAAGTACGCGGATGATTTGGAAGAAGACGACGACGAGGTTGACACCCGTCGAATCGGATAG
- a CDS encoding septum formation family protein encodes MKDQNATGTSAGEQKASPGPGTPPVVPPPPARPPTSSLPVQPPAAADKPPAAADKPAPAGKPAPATVTGRAAPDADERKQTLSKVAFVAGGLVLLGLVIWWLATLIASGNEQAAQQPPAPTSAGTAPVSPSPQATRSQLPMDGVGALDYQLGDCFENFDPEATESRVVACTSGHSAQLVAVHRYPESDSYPGIAALRQKGREICQGAGLTDAVANYVLMQRNAYPSDTSWAQGDRRVDCYVTADKGNIIMESLIP; translated from the coding sequence GTGAAAGACCAGAACGCAACGGGCACCAGCGCCGGGGAGCAGAAGGCATCCCCCGGCCCCGGAACCCCGCCGGTCGTGCCGCCTCCGCCCGCCCGGCCACCCACCAGCAGCCTTCCTGTCCAGCCGCCCGCTGCGGCGGACAAACCGCCAGCTGCGGCGGACAAACCGGCGCCCGCCGGGAAGCCGGCTCCGGCCACAGTGACCGGCCGGGCCGCTCCCGACGCGGACGAGCGAAAGCAGACATTGTCCAAGGTTGCCTTCGTTGCGGGTGGACTGGTGCTGCTGGGCCTGGTCATCTGGTGGCTGGCCACGCTGATCGCGAGCGGCAATGAACAGGCCGCCCAGCAGCCGCCGGCCCCGACGTCGGCCGGGACCGCGCCGGTGTCCCCGTCCCCGCAGGCAACCCGCAGCCAGCTGCCCATGGATGGTGTGGGCGCCCTGGACTATCAGCTGGGCGACTGCTTCGAGAACTTCGACCCCGAAGCCACGGAGTCGCGCGTGGTGGCCTGCACCAGCGGCCACTCCGCGCAGCTGGTTGCCGTGCACCGGTACCCGGAGTCGGATTCCTACCCGGGTATAGCCGCGTTGCGCCAGAAGGGCCGTGAGATCTGCCAGGGCGCCGGATTGACCGACGCCGTGGCCAACTACGTCCTCATGCAGCGCAACGCGTACCCGAGCGACACCAGCTGGGCGCAGGGCGACCGGCGGGTGGACTGCTACGTCACTGCGGACAAGGGAAACATCATCATGGAATCCCTGATCCCCTAG
- the clpB gene encoding ATP-dependent chaperone ClpB, with protein MDAKFTTKSQEALSAAAMNASTAGNPQVEPAHLLKALMDQREGVAVALLRATGADPDAVSVQASTAIKALPASSGTSVQQAQLSRAALQTIKNAQNEADKLGDTYVSTEHLLLGISAGSDAVGKLMRDAGASHEALLAALPGVRGDRKVTNADPENTFQALEKFGTDLTAIARSGKLDPVIGRDAEIRRIIQVLSRRTKNNPVIIGEPGVGKTAVVEGLAQRIVANDVPESLRGKTLIALDLASMVAGAKYRGEFEERLKAVLEEIKSSEGQIVTFIDELHTVVGAGASGDSSMDAGNMLKPMLARGELRLIGATTLDEYRENIEKDPALERRFQQVFVGEPSVDDTIGILRGLKERYEAHHKVSIADSALVAAATLSNRYISGRQLPDKAIDLVDEAASRLRMEIDSAPEEIDQLRRQVDRLTMEELALANEKDAASVERLAALRADMADKKEALSALNARWEAEKAGLNHVGDLKARIDELRSAAEKYQREGDLAAASRILYGELPALERELSAAAEVEAARVAGGGAKQELMVADEVTAGDIAEVISAWTGIPAGRMLQGESQKLLHMEEELGRRLIGQKKAVTAVSDAVRRARAGISDPNRPTGSFLFLGPTGVGKTELAKALADFLFDDERAMVRIDMSEYGEKHSVARLVGAPPGYVGYEEGGQLTEAVRRRPYSVVLLDEVEKAHPEVFDILLQVLDDGRLTDGQGRTVDFRNVILVLTSNLGSQFLVDQTLDDNAKRSAVMATVHASFKPEFLNRLDEVVLFDALNVEELARIVELQVSELGKRLHDRRLDLEVTEGARAWLAMTGFDPAYGARPLRRLVQREIGDRLAKAILAGDIADGDTVLVDTAADVDELTIASLGGQEGPDGGALAGSGLSVRRKG; from the coding sequence TTGGACGCCAAGTTCACCACCAAGAGCCAGGAGGCTCTTTCGGCAGCAGCCATGAACGCCTCCACCGCAGGAAATCCCCAGGTGGAGCCCGCCCATTTGCTCAAGGCGCTCATGGACCAGCGCGAGGGTGTCGCCGTCGCGCTCCTCCGCGCCACCGGCGCCGATCCGGACGCCGTCAGCGTCCAGGCAAGCACCGCCATCAAGGCGCTGCCGGCGTCGTCCGGCACCTCTGTGCAGCAGGCCCAGCTGTCCCGGGCGGCCCTCCAAACCATCAAAAACGCCCAGAACGAGGCGGACAAGCTGGGGGATACGTATGTCTCCACCGAGCACCTGCTGCTGGGGATTTCGGCCGGCAGTGACGCCGTCGGAAAGTTAATGCGCGACGCCGGCGCCTCCCATGAGGCCCTGCTCGCCGCCCTGCCGGGTGTCCGCGGCGACCGCAAAGTCACCAACGCCGACCCTGAGAACACGTTCCAGGCGCTGGAGAAGTTCGGCACCGATCTCACTGCCATTGCCAGGTCCGGCAAGCTGGACCCCGTGATCGGCCGCGACGCCGAGATCCGCCGGATCATCCAGGTGCTGAGCCGCCGCACCAAGAACAACCCGGTGATCATCGGCGAGCCCGGCGTCGGAAAGACAGCCGTCGTCGAAGGACTGGCGCAGCGGATCGTCGCCAATGACGTGCCGGAGAGCCTGCGCGGCAAAACCCTCATTGCCCTGGACCTCGCTTCGATGGTGGCCGGGGCCAAGTACCGCGGCGAGTTCGAGGAGCGGCTGAAGGCCGTCCTGGAGGAGATCAAGAGCTCCGAGGGGCAGATTGTGACCTTCATCGACGAACTCCACACCGTGGTGGGCGCAGGCGCCTCCGGGGACAGCTCCATGGACGCAGGCAACATGCTCAAGCCCATGCTGGCCCGCGGTGAACTCCGCCTGATCGGCGCCACCACCCTGGACGAGTACCGCGAGAACATCGAAAAGGACCCTGCCCTGGAACGCCGCTTCCAGCAGGTCTTCGTGGGCGAGCCCAGCGTGGACGACACCATCGGCATCCTCCGCGGCCTGAAGGAACGCTACGAGGCCCACCACAAGGTCTCCATCGCCGACTCCGCTTTGGTGGCTGCGGCGACTCTGTCCAACCGCTACATCTCCGGCCGCCAGCTGCCGGACAAGGCGATCGACCTGGTGGATGAGGCCGCGTCCCGGCTTCGCATGGAGATCGATTCCGCACCGGAGGAAATCGACCAGCTGCGGCGCCAGGTGGACCGGCTGACCATGGAGGAACTGGCCCTCGCCAATGAGAAGGACGCCGCCTCCGTGGAGCGGCTCGCGGCGCTGCGGGCGGACATGGCGGACAAAAAGGAAGCATTGTCGGCACTGAACGCGCGCTGGGAAGCTGAGAAGGCCGGCCTCAACCACGTCGGTGACCTCAAAGCCCGGATCGACGAGCTGCGCTCGGCCGCTGAGAAGTACCAGCGCGAAGGCGACCTCGCTGCCGCCTCCCGCATCCTGTACGGCGAACTTCCCGCACTGGAACGCGAGCTGTCCGCTGCCGCTGAGGTGGAAGCCGCCCGGGTTGCCGGCGGCGGTGCGAAGCAGGAACTCATGGTGGCCGATGAAGTCACGGCCGGTGACATTGCCGAGGTGATTTCCGCCTGGACCGGCATCCCGGCCGGGCGCATGCTGCAGGGCGAGAGCCAGAAGCTGCTGCACATGGAGGAGGAACTCGGCAGGCGCCTGATCGGCCAGAAGAAGGCCGTCACCGCCGTGTCCGACGCCGTCCGCCGTGCGCGCGCCGGCATCAGTGACCCGAACAGGCCCACGGGCTCCTTCCTGTTCCTGGGCCCCACCGGCGTGGGCAAGACCGAACTGGCGAAGGCCCTGGCGGACTTCCTGTTCGACGACGAGCGCGCCATGGTGCGGATCGACATGTCCGAGTACGGCGAGAAGCACTCTGTTGCCCGGCTGGTCGGCGCACCTCCGGGCTACGTGGGCTACGAGGAAGGCGGCCAGCTGACCGAAGCCGTCCGCCGTCGCCCGTACTCCGTGGTGCTCCTGGACGAAGTGGAGAAAGCCCATCCCGAGGTGTTCGACATCCTGCTCCAGGTGCTCGACGACGGCAGGCTCACTGACGGCCAGGGCCGCACCGTGGACTTCCGCAACGTGATCCTGGTACTGACCTCCAACCTGGGCAGCCAGTTCCTGGTGGACCAGACCCTGGATGACAACGCCAAGCGCAGTGCCGTGATGGCCACCGTGCACGCGTCCTTCAAGCCGGAGTTCCTGAACCGGCTGGATGAAGTGGTGCTGTTCGATGCCCTGAACGTCGAGGAACTGGCCCGGATCGTGGAACTTCAGGTCTCGGAGCTGGGCAAGCGGCTGCACGATCGCCGCCTTGACCTCGAAGTCACCGAGGGAGCCCGTGCCTGGCTGGCCATGACGGGCTTCGATCCCGCCTACGGTGCCCGTCCGCTGCGCCGGCTGGTGCAGCGGGAAATCGGCGACCGGCTGGCCAAAGCCATCCTGGCCGGCGACATCGCCGACGGCGACACCGTCCTGGTGGACACCGCGGCCGACGTCGACGAACTCACCATTGCCAGCCTGGGCGGGCAGGAAGGGCCCGACGGCGGTGCCCTCGCCGGAAGCGGCCTGTCCGTGCGGCGTAAGGGCTAG
- a CDS encoding S1 family peptidase, whose translation MRCRLKGRGRRAWRVIAVAALLVSMLFAPSMPGFASGPAVPGPVETDIAGGEAATASEAPFAVQIAYDSAGISVRCTGSQISAAWVVTARHCDSASLRSVRLGTPHLGAGGTVRSVAARYASPDGDVLLLKLSVPHAGSYAGLSRTIPSPGTAARVFGWGDQSEGSGAMSSRVKAASVAVWGKGSDAFGGPSVRTQSRTGHPLSGDSGGPLVVGGKLVGVLSTSSVLPGGSPPSFTGFYNDHAALSHHLNWIDAVTGVRAS comes from the coding sequence ATGCGTTGTCGCCTGAAGGGCCGGGGTCGCCGCGCGTGGCGTGTGATTGCCGTCGCCGCGCTTCTCGTTTCGATGCTCTTCGCGCCATCAATGCCGGGGTTCGCATCCGGCCCGGCGGTCCCGGGGCCGGTGGAAACGGACATCGCCGGAGGCGAGGCGGCAACCGCTTCTGAGGCACCCTTCGCAGTCCAGATCGCCTACGATTCCGCCGGGATCAGCGTGCGGTGCACCGGCAGCCAGATTTCGGCGGCTTGGGTGGTCACGGCCAGGCATTGCGACTCCGCGAGCCTTCGGTCCGTCCGGCTCGGCACCCCCCACCTGGGCGCCGGCGGAACGGTGCGGTCGGTCGCTGCCCGGTACGCATCGCCGGACGGCGACGTGCTGCTGCTCAAACTCTCCGTCCCGCATGCGGGATCGTATGCGGGCCTGTCCCGGACCATCCCGTCGCCCGGCACTGCCGCCCGCGTGTTCGGCTGGGGTGACCAGTCCGAGGGGTCCGGGGCCATGTCGTCCCGGGTCAAGGCTGCCAGCGTGGCCGTGTGGGGGAAGGGCTCGGATGCTTTCGGCGGACCCTCCGTGCGGACGCAGTCCCGGACGGGGCACCCGCTGTCCGGGGACTCGGGCGGGCCCCTCGTCGTGGGCGGGAAGCTGGTAGGCGTGCTGTCGACGTCGAGCGTTTTGCCCGGCGGCAGTCCGCCCAGCTTCACCGGCTTCTACAACGACCATGCCGCGCTTTCCCACCACCTGAACTGGATCGACGCCGTCACCGGCGTCAGGGCGTCCTGA
- a CDS encoding carboxymuconolactone decarboxylase family protein produces the protein MEQTQEAGKSTTQHIFIDKESPAVWRALNGLGLKAREAADEAGISRSLTELLNVRISQINGCAYCLNMHVADALKKGETTQRLAVLSAWRDTALFTEKERAALALAESITTLPDAHTREREDAYARQFLNTAEYSAVSWLVITMNAFNRVSITSQHPVRREAKEQAAPQEQAAHE, from the coding sequence ATGGAGCAGACCCAGGAAGCCGGAAAGTCAACTACGCAGCACATCTTCATCGACAAGGAGAGCCCGGCCGTCTGGCGCGCGCTGAACGGCCTCGGCCTGAAGGCCAGGGAAGCCGCCGACGAAGCCGGCATCAGCAGATCGCTGACCGAACTGCTCAACGTCCGGATCTCGCAGATCAACGGGTGCGCCTACTGCCTCAACATGCACGTTGCCGACGCCCTCAAGAAGGGCGAAACCACGCAGCGGCTGGCCGTGCTTTCCGCTTGGCGGGACACCGCCCTGTTCACCGAAAAGGAGCGCGCGGCACTGGCTCTGGCCGAGTCCATCACCACGCTGCCCGATGCCCACACCCGTGAACGGGAGGATGCGTACGCCCGGCAGTTCTTGAACACGGCCGAATACTCGGCCGTGAGCTGGCTGGTCATCACCATGAACGCGTTCAACCGCGTGTCCATCACCAGCCAGCACCCGGTCCGGCGTGAGGCCAAGGAACAGGCCGCGCCGCAGGAGCAGGCCGCACACGAGTAG
- a CDS encoding sulfate/molybdate ABC transporter ATP-binding protein, producing the protein MTFHMQATVRARGFDAGLSLAAGETVAVLGPNGAGKSTLLNVVAGLLRPDSGRAEIDGKVLFDLDGGAATWTAPHRRGTALLAQEPLLFPHLSALENVAFGPRSAGIARKSARESARTWLAAVDAGDLEARRPAELSGGQAQRVAVARALAANPEVLLLDEPMAALDIHAAPLLRRLLKKVLAGRRAIIITHDVLDALMLADRVIVLEDGRITEEGPTRQVLERPRSRFAAGLAGLNLIPGTLTSTGILTEEGREVAGHQDEEAFAAGSGQAGVAAFPPSAVSVFFTEAHGSPRNSFPVTVTDLEQHGDQIRVRAGGMSADITPAASADLGLAPGMTVYFVIKAAAVAVYPA; encoded by the coding sequence GTGACCTTCCACATGCAGGCAACCGTGCGTGCCCGCGGATTCGACGCCGGGCTCAGCCTCGCGGCAGGCGAAACCGTGGCAGTGCTCGGCCCGAACGGGGCCGGAAAATCGACCCTCCTCAACGTGGTTGCAGGACTCCTGCGGCCCGATTCCGGCCGGGCCGAAATCGACGGAAAAGTGCTGTTCGACCTCGACGGCGGTGCCGCCACCTGGACTGCCCCGCACCGCCGCGGCACAGCCCTCCTTGCGCAGGAGCCGCTGCTGTTCCCGCACCTGAGCGCACTGGAAAATGTCGCCTTCGGCCCGCGCAGCGCCGGGATCGCCCGGAAATCCGCCCGGGAGTCCGCCCGGACCTGGCTGGCCGCGGTGGATGCCGGGGACCTCGAAGCACGGCGGCCTGCTGAACTCTCCGGCGGCCAGGCCCAGCGGGTGGCGGTGGCCCGGGCACTGGCGGCCAACCCTGAGGTGCTGCTGCTGGACGAACCCATGGCGGCCCTGGACATCCACGCCGCGCCGCTGCTTCGCAGGCTCCTCAAGAAGGTCCTGGCCGGGCGCCGCGCCATCATCATCACCCACGACGTCCTTGATGCGCTGATGCTGGCCGACCGGGTCATCGTCCTCGAAGACGGCAGGATCACCGAGGAAGGACCCACCCGGCAGGTCCTGGAACGGCCGCGGAGCCGGTTTGCCGCCGGGCTGGCCGGCCTCAATCTCATTCCTGGAACACTGACGTCCACCGGGATTCTGACCGAAGAGGGCCGGGAGGTGGCGGGACACCAGGACGAGGAAGCCTTCGCGGCCGGCTCCGGGCAAGCCGGTGTGGCGGCCTTCCCGCCGTCGGCCGTCTCTGTGTTCTTCACGGAAGCGCACGGCAGTCCGCGGAACTCCTTCCCCGTGACGGTGACGGACCTTGAACAGCACGGCGACCAGATCCGGGTCCGGGCAGGCGGGATGTCCGCCGACATCACCCCGGCCGCCTCGGCGGACCTGGGCCTCGCCCCCGGGATGACCGTCTATTTCGTGATCAAAGCGGCCGCAGTGGCCGTCTATCCGGCCTAG